CCTTACTGGCCGGCCGACGCGGCGCGAGCATGAGCGCGATGCGGCGTTCGCCGAGCTCGCCGCCCTGGCGACGCCCCTGGACCGCGATGCCAGACCGGAGGAGGTCGCGCGCCAGATTGGCTTCCTGCTGTCGGATGACTGCGCGCTGATGACAGGCACGACCTTGCTGAGCGACGGCGGCCGCACGCTCTGAGTTCGCGGCCGCTCCTCCCGAGCTCATGGTCCGCGGTTCGAACTCTCGACTCGGCCTGCACACGCAATATTCCTTGACGGGAATATGACCGACAAGGAATATACATCCTCGTGATTGAGACCTTCACGGCGCTCGCCGACCCGAACCGCTTTCGCATCGTGGAATACCTGCTGGGGGGCGCTCGCTCGGTGGGTGCCATCGGAGAAGCGCTGAACCTGAACCAGCCGCAAGTGTCGAAGCACCTGCGCGTGCTGAAGGAGGCCCGGCTGGTGGACGTGGAGGCGCGCGCCCAGCAGCGTCTCTATGGCCTGCGGCCCGAGCCGCTGCGCGAGCTGAACGCGTGGTTGGAGCGCTACCGCGACATCTGGGACGAGCGGCTGGGACAGCTCGACTCGCTCATCGAAGAACTCAAGACGCAGGACATGGAAGCAGCGCAGCGACATGCTCGAAAGAAGAAGGGATGAAGTGATGAGCCTTACGTCAGTGGAGTTGGAGTCGGACCGCACCATCGTCATTTCTCGCAAGTTCAATGCGCCCGCGCGCATCGTGTTCGACGCGTGGACTCGGGCGGACCTGGTGAAGCGCTGGTGGGCGCCGAAGGCCCTCGGCGTCACCATGGCGAGCTGCGAGGCGGACGTGCGCGTTGGCGGCGGCTACCGTTACGTGCTGCGCAATCCGGACGGCGGTGAGGTGGCCTTCTCCGGCCAGTACGCTGAAATCACTCCGCCCTCGCGGCTCGTGTACACGCAGGTCTTCGAACCGATGGCGGACGCGGGTTCGGTCACCATCACCGTCACCTTCGACGAGCGCGACGGAAAGACACACATGGTCTCCCGCGAACTGTATCCGTCAAAGGAAGTGCGGGAGGCCGTCCTCGCGTCCGGCATGGAGCACGGCTTGCGCGAAACGATGGAGCAGCTCGACGCGCTCGTGTCGTCGCC
This region of Myxococcus xanthus genomic DNA includes:
- a CDS encoding ArsR/SmtB family transcription factor yields the protein MIETFTALADPNRFRIVEYLLGGARSVGAIGEALNLNQPQVSKHLRVLKEARLVDVEARAQQRLYGLRPEPLRELNAWLERYRDIWDERLGQLDSLIEELKTQDMEAAQRHARKKKG
- a CDS encoding SRPBCC family protein, with the translated sequence MSLTSVELESDRTIVISRKFNAPARIVFDAWTRADLVKRWWAPKALGVTMASCEADVRVGGGYRYVLRNPDGGEVAFSGQYAEITPPSRLVYTQVFEPMADAGSVTITVTFDERDGKTHMVSRELYPSKEVREAVLASGMEHGLRETMEQLDALVSSPGLD